From Rubripirellula reticaptiva, the proteins below share one genomic window:
- a CDS encoding leucine-rich repeat domain-containing protein: MKDKSTSIFVASLIALSAVVLGAIIWMRVLETVDLAPPPVLAPTADLAPTADLAPTTDLANPAKNRPPTVLSRETSLLAIRDLKALVDLDSSGGLVSVYFYDPVGLSDMGFAPRELVDSDLGLLAPFPELKQLDIAGTSVTDAGLKHLQGLDEIEKLDISSTAITGNGLRSLAGMNRLRMLDLVDIPIDDRDLKFLSGFFELQRLSISSPLVSDSGLQHLRRLGKLEGLYLGRLQVTDQGIGHLGKLASLTHLTLDSISVSDGSVPYFAMIPELRSLHLRRTAITPKGASDIQSALPGCAVNRDVAYP, encoded by the coding sequence ATGAAAGATAAGTCGACTTCGATTTTCGTTGCTTCCTTGATCGCTTTGTCTGCCGTTGTGCTTGGTGCGATCATTTGGATGCGAGTGTTGGAAACCGTCGATCTCGCACCTCCACCCGTTCTGGCGCCCACAGCTGATCTGGCGCCCACAGCTGATCTGGCACCTACAACTGATCTGGCGAATCCAGCTAAGAATCGTCCCCCTACCGTGCTATCCCGCGAGACGAGTCTGCTTGCAATTCGTGACTTGAAAGCACTGGTTGATCTCGATTCTTCCGGTGGGCTTGTGAGCGTATATTTTTACGATCCAGTTGGGCTTTCTGATATGGGATTTGCGCCACGAGAGCTCGTAGACTCAGACCTTGGACTGCTCGCACCTTTCCCCGAACTCAAGCAGTTGGACATTGCTGGAACCTCAGTTACCGATGCAGGGCTAAAGCATCTCCAAGGTCTTGACGAGATAGAGAAACTGGATATCAGTTCGACCGCGATCACGGGCAATGGTTTGCGCAGCCTCGCTGGCATGAATCGACTACGCATGCTCGACCTTGTGGATATCCCTATTGACGATCGTGATCTAAAATTTCTTTCCGGGTTTTTTGAGTTACAGCGGTTGTCAATTTCAAGTCCCCTCGTTTCAGATTCTGGACTCCAACACCTTCGCAGGCTAGGCAAGCTTGAAGGTCTTTACCTCGGACGACTTCAAGTGACGGACCAAGGGATTGGACATCTGGGAAAGCTCGCCTCACTAACACATCTCACGCTCGATAGTATTTCTGTCAGTGATGGATCCGTGCCGTATTTTGCAATGATTCCTGAATTGCGTTCTCTTCACTTAAGGAGAACCGCAATCACGCCAAAGGGTGCTAGCGATATTCAGTCAGCACTGCCAGGTTGCGCGGTGAATCGTGACGTCGCGTATCCCTGA